From the genome of Helicoverpa zea isolate HzStark_Cry1AcR chromosome 1, ilHelZeax1.1, whole genome shotgun sequence, one region includes:
- the LOC124633982 gene encoding NEDD8-conjugating enzyme UBE2F-like gives MITLNRKLKKEHTAEPPNGLTANDSVVRRISVRDKLLIKEVQEMNENLPATCSVHFEDPNVLSEFILTVAPDEGYWQGGKFKFSVFVTDDYNMAPPRVKCLTRLWHPNINVDGDVCLSLLRQTSIDEHGWAPTRRLKDVVWGLNALFTDLLNFEDPLNIEAAEMYNKNKIEFQAKVQDYIAKGKR, from the exons ATGATTACGCTTAATAGGAAATTGAAAAAGGAGCACACTGCTGAGCCTCCAAATGGGCTGACTGCTAATGATTCAGTGGTGAGAAGAATATCAGTGAGGGATAAATTGTTGATAAAAGAAGTGCAGGAAATGAATGAAAACCTCCCTGCTACGTGTAGTGTACATTTCGAGGACCCTAACGTGTTGAGTGAGTTCATATTGACTGTTGCGCCCGATGAAGGGTATTGGCAGGGaggcaaattcaaattcagtGTTTTTGTTACAGACGACTATAATATGGCT CCACCAAGAGTAAAATGTTTGACACGGTTGTGGCACCCTAACATCAATGTGGATGGTGACGTGTGCCTGTCCCTGCTGCGGCAGACCTCCATCGATGAGCACGGCTGGGCACCCACCAGGAGACTGAAGGACGTTGTGTGGGGACTTAATGCTTTATTTACT GATCTCTTAAATTTCGAGGACCCTTTAAACATAGAAGCAGCGGAAATGTATAACAAGAACAAAATTGAGTTCCAGGCTAAAGTTCAAGATTATATTGCTAAAGGCAAAAGATGA